One region of Pyramidobacter sp. YE332 genomic DNA includes:
- a CDS encoding WYL domain-containing protein, producing MLQKLIDSSVPKEERKRIEDLIRNEALHYVELRHRRAFIDKLWAIGEAIRDRHYIEIEYRLPKDKTFVTRKLRPVAVMFSEYYFYVAVFIDDEEIRRDLGGPRENFPVIYRVDRIINLKVLGGTFGVPYRDRFEENKLRKRIQFMSGGRLQRVIFTCRTSGAEAALDRLPTAKVLKQKDGVYTIAAEAFGSGIDFWLRSQGDAVAVIRRETLS from the coding sequence GTGCTGCAGAAGTTGATCGACAGTTCCGTTCCGAAGGAAGAGCGCAAACGGATCGAGGACTTGATCCGTAACGAGGCCCTTCATTATGTCGAGCTGCGTCATCGCCGCGCTTTTATCGACAAACTTTGGGCCATCGGCGAGGCTATCCGCGACCGGCATTACATCGAAATCGAGTATCGACTCCCTAAAGATAAAACTTTCGTTACGCGCAAATTGCGCCCCGTGGCCGTCATGTTCTCCGAATACTACTTCTACGTGGCCGTCTTCATCGACGACGAAGAGATCCGCCGCGACTTGGGCGGGCCTCGCGAAAATTTTCCCGTCATTTACCGCGTCGACCGCATCATCAATCTGAAGGTCCTCGGAGGGACCTTCGGCGTTCCCTACAGAGACCGCTTTGAAGAGAACAAACTGCGCAAGCGTATTCAGTTTATGTCCGGCGGTCGCCTGCAGCGCGTCATTTTCACCTGCCGGACCTCCGGCGCGGAAGCCGCCCTCGACCGTCTGCCCACGGCAAAAGTCCTGAAGCAGAAAGACGGCGTATATACCATCGCCGCCGAAGCGTTCGGCTCCGGCATCGACTTCTGGCTGCGCAGCCAGGGCGACGCCGTCGCCGTGATCCGGCGCGAAACCCTCTCGTAG
- a CDS encoding cyclodeaminase/cyclohydrolase family protein translates to MILHEMTLPAFVTELASNSPAPGGGSIAALGGALAAGLVSMVGELTRGREKYAAVQADMDALCAKGKKYAETLLKLIDEDTAAFNDFMAAMKLPKDTDEQKAARRAAMQEAAKSTVEVPLRTLNLCAEVAKLALVAVREGNVNAVSDAGTAGQFARAAGTCAAYNVRINLLGIKDEAYAAEKRAAMNAALSAIDAAMAELTELMEKRLG, encoded by the coding sequence ATGATCCTTCATGAGATGACTCTTCCCGCTTTCGTCACGGAACTGGCTTCCAACTCGCCTGCGCCCGGCGGCGGCAGCATCGCCGCGCTCGGCGGCGCGCTGGCGGCCGGCCTCGTCTCCATGGTCGGCGAGCTCACCCGCGGCCGCGAAAAGTACGCCGCCGTCCAGGCCGACATGGACGCGCTCTGCGCCAAGGGCAAGAAATACGCCGAAACGCTGCTGAAGCTGATCGACGAGGACACCGCGGCCTTCAACGACTTCATGGCCGCCATGAAACTGCCCAAGGACACCGACGAACAGAAAGCCGCCCGCAGGGCCGCTATGCAGGAGGCCGCCAAGAGCACCGTAGAAGTGCCGCTGCGCACGCTGAACCTCTGCGCCGAGGTGGCCAAGCTGGCGCTCGTGGCTGTGCGGGAGGGCAACGTCAACGCCGTAAGCGACGCCGGCACCGCCGGCCAGTTCGCCCGCGCCGCCGGCACCTGCGCCGCTTACAACGTGCGCATCAACCTGCTCGGCATCAAGGACGAGGCTTACGCCGCCGAAAAACGCGCCGCCATGAACGCCGCCCTGAGCGCCATCGACGCCGCCATGGCCGAGCTGACTGAGCTGATGGAAAAAAGACTCGGCTGA
- a CDS encoding amidohydrolase family protein, whose protein sequence is MVQLTGWIDDGASVFYGRIGWDERGLVTELTPLGGAGKCPSDAAVIRAGLFNAHSHPEQSIYTDIADKSWDLGTWCRHTIYRYSTAMTPRRVRLACERAFARMMAFGTTSVMASYYLHGGRGNELDREVLAAARSVGIRLVFGRMNYDVVNEDASAGKKASQRSYYETPETAERYLRELTALEDEALMICPALHSMHASTEAAIARGIALGWELRRPCSSIFLRIGATWICR, encoded by the coding sequence ATGGTTCAGCTCACGGGCTGGATCGACGACGGCGCGTCGGTCTTTTACGGACGGATCGGGTGGGACGAGCGCGGCCTCGTGACCGAACTGACGCCGCTCGGCGGCGCGGGCAAATGCCCGTCGGACGCCGCCGTGATCCGGGCGGGGCTTTTCAACGCCCATTCTCATCCCGAGCAGTCGATCTACACCGATATCGCCGACAAAAGCTGGGATCTCGGGACGTGGTGCCGGCACACGATCTACCGCTATTCCACGGCGATGACGCCGCGGCGGGTGCGTCTGGCCTGCGAGCGGGCCTTCGCGCGCATGATGGCTTTCGGTACGACGAGCGTGATGGCGAGTTATTATCTGCACGGCGGGCGCGGCAACGAGCTGGACCGCGAGGTGCTGGCGGCGGCGCGGTCGGTAGGCATCCGTTTGGTCTTCGGCCGCATGAATTACGACGTCGTCAACGAAGACGCCTCCGCGGGCAAAAAAGCCTCGCAGCGCTCCTATTACGAGACGCCGGAAACGGCGGAGCGGTATCTGCGCGAGCTGACGGCGCTCGAAGACGAGGCGCTGATGATCTGTCCGGCGCTGCACAGCATGCACGCCTCCACGGAAGCCGCGATCGCGCGCGGCATCGCGCTGGGCTGGGAACTGCGCCGTCCGTGCAGTTCCATCTTTCTGAGGATCGGGGCGACGTGGATCTGTCGCTGA